AGGAGGCGGGCGACCATGGCTGAGCCCCTGGTGCATCTCATCGATGACGACGACGCCATAAGGGCCTCGTTGGGCTTCGTGCTCGAGGTGAACGATCTGCCGGCCCGCACCTATGCTTCGCCTTTGGATTTCCTCAACATTGTCGGCGCGATCAAAAGCGGCTGCATCGTCACCGACGTGAGAATGCCGCAAATGAGCGGATTGGAGCTCGTGACAAAGCTTCGCGATCAGGGCGTCGCGCTACCGGTGGTGGTCATCACCGGGCACGGCGATGTGGCTATGGCGGTCGAGGCCATGCGCGCGGGCGTCTTCGACTTCCTTGAGAAGCCGTTTGACGATCAGGCCCTGCTTCGCTCGGTGCGAGGCGCGCTAGAAAGCCAAGGCAAGGCGGATCGACACATGGCTGATCGCGAGCGGTTCAATCAGATGTACGCCTCGCTCTCGCCACGCGAGCGCGAAGTGCTGGGCGGCGTCATTACGGGCAAGATGAACAAAGTGATCGCCTACGAGCTGGGAATAAGCCCGCGGACTGTCGAGGTTTACCGGGCCAATGTGATGAGCAAGACCCAGGCCCATAACCTCTCGGAGCTGGTGCGGATGGCGGTCTTGGCCGGCTACGACGTTTGACCTGCCTCAAGGTGAGATGACCTCGCACGGCTGAAGCATACCCGCATGAGCCCTCTCACCCCGCAAGAGCCGAACACTGTCTACATCGTCGAAGACGACGAGGCCGTGCGCCGCTCGCTCGCGCTGGCGCTGGAGCTCCAGGGATTCGCCGTGAACCTCCATTCGTCCGCGGAAAGCTTCCTCATGCGAGAGCTGCCCGACCGCCACGCCTTCATAGTGCTCGATCAGCGTCTGCCCGGCCTGAGCGGCCTCCAAACTCTGAAAATTCTTCGCCGTCGTGGCGTCGCGCTGCCCATGGCGCTCGTCACGAGCCATCCGGAGCTGTCTCTGAGAGCGGCCGCGTATGAAGACGGAACACCGATCCTCGAGAAGCCCCTGCTGCCTGAGATTTTGCTGATGGCGGTGCGCAAGGGCCTGGCCGCGCACGAGCAAGCCCGCGGGGTTGACCCGGCTCAAGGTCACCACCCCTCAACCCGGTGAGGGTGCTCCTCGAAGCATCGGGAGAAAACATATGGACCGGCTCGTTGGGAAGGTCGCGGCGATCACGGGGGCCGCCGTCGGGCTCGGGCGGGCCACGGCGATCCGAATGGCGGAGGAGGGCGCTGCGGTGGCTATCCTCGACACCAATGAAGCGGACGGTCAGGCGCTGGCCACCGAAATATGCTCTCAGGGCGCACAGGCGCGGTTCTGGCGCCTCAACGTTTCCATAGAGGCCGACGTCTCGCGTGTCCTCAATGAGGTCGTTGACGGCTTTGGTCATCTGGATGTGCTCGTCAACAACGCCGGGGTGGTCGGGGCCAATAAGCCGACGGACCAGCTGACGGAGGCGGAGTGGGATTTCGTCCAGAACATCAACGTGAAAGGCGTGTTTTTCGCCACCAAGCACGCGATCGGCCATCTGCGACGCGCCGGCGGCGGCAGCATCATCAACCTGAGCTCGATCTACGGGTTGGTGAGCGCCGCGGACGTGCCGCCGTACCATGCTTCAAAGGGCGCGGTCCGCCTGATGACAAAGACAGACGCCCTGTTGTACGCCGCGGACAAGATCCGAGTGAACTCGGTTCACCCGGGTTTCATCTGGACACCTATGGTCGAAGGTTTCCTTGCCGAACAAGGTGATGTGGACGCGGGCAAGCCCCTGGTCGCGCAGCTTCATCCCCTAGGCCATCTGGGTGAGCCGGACGACATCGCCTGGGGTTGCGTCTATCTGGCGTCCGATGAAGCGAAGTTCGTCACGGGATCAGAGCTCGTGATCGACGGGGGCTACACTGCGCGATGACGCCGGCCAATGCCTGCAGACGTCGCTCAACGCGAGCCGCGGCGCCTTCACGGTGCATCATGGGCGTGCGGGCTAACGGCCCTCCGCCAGGCCGGCGCGGCGTAGGGCGCGACCCCGCCCGCTATCAACCCGGACCAGATCGTTTCGGGGCTGTCGGCGAACCGGATGAGTTCAAGGTCGTCGGGCCTGACCATGCCGGCGGCCACCAGGCCCTCAAGATTGATGATCGATCGCCAATAGGCTTGGTCGACGAGAATAACGGGTATCGGCGGGGCCTTGTTCGTTTGCCGCAGGGTTAGGACCTCGAACAACTCGTCAAGGGTTCCAAAGCCTCCCGGAAAGACGACGAGCGCCGCGGCGCGCATCATG
This is a stretch of genomic DNA from Phenylobacterium immobile (ATCC 35973). It encodes these proteins:
- a CDS encoding SDR family NAD(P)-dependent oxidoreductase, with amino-acid sequence MTRLKVTTPQPGEGAPRSIGRKHMDRLVGKVAAITGAAVGLGRATAIRMAEEGAAVAILDTNEADGQALATEICSQGAQARFWRLNVSIEADVSRVLNEVVDGFGHLDVLVNNAGVVGANKPTDQLTEAEWDFVQNINVKGVFFATKHAIGHLRRAGGGSIINLSSIYGLVSAADVPPYHASKGAVRLMTKTDALLYAADKIRVNSVHPGFIWTPMVEGFLAEQGDVDAGKPLVAQLHPLGHLGEPDDIAWGCVYLASDEAKFVTGSELVIDGGYTAR
- the fixJ gene encoding response regulator FixJ, whose amino-acid sequence is MAEPLVHLIDDDDAIRASLGFVLEVNDLPARTYASPLDFLNIVGAIKSGCIVTDVRMPQMSGLELVTKLRDQGVALPVVVITGHGDVAMAVEAMRAGVFDFLEKPFDDQALLRSVRGALESQGKADRHMADRERFNQMYASLSPREREVLGGVITGKMNKVIAYELGISPRTVEVYRANVMSKTQAHNLSELVRMAVLAGYDV
- a CDS encoding response regulator transcription factor, with the protein product MSPLTPQEPNTVYIVEDDEAVRRSLALALELQGFAVNLHSSAESFLMRELPDRHAFIVLDQRLPGLSGLQTLKILRRRGVALPMALVTSHPELSLRAAAYEDGTPILEKPLLPEILLMAVRKGLAAHEQARGVDPAQGHHPSTR